The sequence CCAGACTTCTGAAGTTTTTCATCTTTTTCTTCAACAGATTTAGCAAGTTTCTTTTTGTAATCGGCCAGTTTCTTCTTCAACTCCGGGTATTTAACCGCAAGTATCTGCGCTGCAAACACACCCGCATTAACCGCGCCCGCTTTTCCTATTGCCATGCATCCCACAGGAACACCCTGCGGCATCTGCACCATTGAATATAAAGCGTCAAGCCCGTTTAACGAACCGCCCGCCATAGGTACGGTTATTACAGGTTTTATAGTCTCTGCCGCCATTACACCGCCAAGATGCGCTGCAAGACCTGCCGCAGCAATTATTACTTCGCACCCCTTCTTATCCGCTTCCGCCAAAAACGCTTTTACCTTTGCCGGCGTCCTGTGCGCGGAAGTTATGCTTACAAACGATTCTATGCCAAACTGTTCTAAAGTATCAACCGTTTCATTCATTGTTGTTAAATCACTGTCACTTCCCATTACTATAGCCACTTTCATATCATTACCTCCTGATTTCTTTAACAAAATATAGCGCCTTAGCGCCGTAAGCAATTAAGCTATAGCGAAAATCGTAAACATAGAGGCGTTCGCTTCTGCTTATCTGCTTTTTGCTTAATTGCTTAAGTTCTTTAGTCTTTAGTACTTCCCCGCTCTTTTCCCTATATCCCGCCTGAACTGCGCGCCTTCAAAATTTACTTTTCCAATTTCATCATAAACCTTTTTAATCGCGCCATTGATACTTGTATCCATCGCGGTTACGGCAAGCACCCTGCCCCCGCTTGTCACTGTTTTATTACCGTCCTGCTTTGTACCGGCGTGATAAATTGCCATATCATTACGGCCGTCAAAAGAATCCAGCCCTTTAATCTCTTTGCCTTTTTCATATATGCCCGGATAACCTTTAGCGGCCATTACCACGCATATTGCAGCTTCATTATGAATTTCAAGCTCTATCTCATTTAACTTGCCTTCCACGCACGCCAGGAAAACGTCCACAATATCGCTCTTTACAAGCGGCAGCACCACCTGGGTTTCAGGGTCGCCAAAACGCACATTGTACTCCAGCACTTTTGGGCCGTCTTTTGTTATCATAAGCCCGGCGTACAGGATGCCTTTGTACGTAATGCCTTCGCGCTTAAGCCCGTTCACCGTAGCGGCAAGAATTTCCCTTTCAATCTTTTCAAGCATGTCCGGTTTTATAAGCGGAGTGGGCGCGTAAGCCCCCATACCGCCGGTATTTGGCCCTTCGTCGTTGTCAAAAATTCTCTTGTGGTCCTGCGACGGCGGAAGCGGTATTATGGTCTGCCCGTCAGTAAACGCCAGTATGCTGGCCTCTTCGCCTTCAAGAAATTCTTCAACTACCAGCCGCGAACCCGCTTCACCAAATTCTTTTTTTACCATTATGTCATTTACCGCGGCTATTGCTTCCTGTTCATTTTTGCATATCAGTACGCCTTTACCCGCCGCAAGGCCGTCAGCTTTTATCACTAACGGATATTTTTTATTATTATCTATGTATTTAAGGGCGGGTTCCACTGAATCAAACTCGCCAAATTCCGCTGTGGGTATATTATTTTTTTTAAGCAGGTTTTTGGTGAATATTTTGCTTCCTTCCATCTGCGCCGCGTCTTCACACGGCCCAAAAATCTTAAGTTCATTTTCCGTGAACAGGTCAACAATCCCCGCCACCAAAGGGGCTTCCGGCCCCACTACGGTTAAGTCAACCGCGTTATCTATGGCAAAGTTCATGAGCCCGTTTAAATCATCCGACAAAATATCCACATTCTGCGCCACCCTTGCGGTGCCCGCGTTGCCCGGCGCGCAGAATATTTTTGTAACCTTTTTGCTTTTGGAAATACTGGTGCAAATGGCGTGTTCCCTGCCGCCGCTTCCTATTACAAGTACTTTCATTTTTTCCTCCAAATTATCATATCTGAATTATACCTTCCAGTTATACATTTCAAACTGCCTGTCAGGAACGTGTATTATGGCAGAACCCTTTTCAGGTATGCGTTCAAGTTCCGCGCCATCCTTATAAATCACAGCTGTAAACTTTATTTCACCCGGGTATTTTATCCCCCTGAAATTTTTGTAAGGTACAGCAGCTTCAAAAATTCCGTCAGCCGCGCACCTTACGCCTTCGCTTTCCACATTTATGGATTCAAACACGCGGCCGCGGGTGTTAAATTTAATCCGCGAGGAATTCTCGCCTTCAGTAAATTTTACGTCTATTTCAAGCCCGCTGTCTTTTTTTATTCCTTCATCGGCGTCCATGCGCAGATAAAGTTCATCGTTATTAAAGCCGTAAGAGAGCCGTTTAATAAACTTCTCAATTTTATGCATGGCGCCGCCTTCTTTTGAAAGGTCAAAATACCCCGCGCCTTTCCATTCAAAAAAGTGAGATACCCTGCCGTTGATTTCGGGATAAATAAACCTTGTAGGCGTAACGTGAAAAGCCGCGTCCACTTTTGATATCGGGACAAACAGTTCATCCGGTATTACCATGCCGGTAATGTTATATATATTCATCAGGTGAAGCCTGTAAAGATTATCAAATTCGGAGTCATTTTTGGAAGAATGGTCGTCTCCGTACCACCAGTTCCAGTCGCTTCCTTCTGCTATGTAAAGCGCTTCCCACGCCCTTTTTAATTTATCGCTTTCCCCGGGATGTTCTTTTTCCCAGTTTACAAGCGCTTCCCTTGACCGCTTTAAAAGCTTCCATGACTTTCTGTCATCTTCGTGGCCAATCCAGATATGAAAATCATGGTTTATCCAGGAACCCGGCCATAATTTTTTTATTTCGGGCGCGTCTTTCCATCCCGCTATCATATCGCCAATGGTTGAAGTGATTATGTCTTCGGTTTCGGAGAGTTTTGTATACAGCGCGTTTAAAAAGTCTTTTCCGTCGTTATTGTAATATTCCCAGCAGTTTTCTCCGTCCAGAATTATATTGATGCAGTTGGGTTCCTCCGGAAGCGATTCTTTAATTTTCTTCAGTTCATTTATAAAGTGATCCGCGGCTTCCTGCGGATTCCACAACGCGTATGAAAAACCTATAAGATCGGAAAGTTTTAAACTTCTGAAAACCATATCCACACGGCCGCTGTCAGTATTAAAATAATGCGGTTTGTATATCGTTTCCTGTTTGAAATCCTCTCCGGAAATCCATCGAGATTTGTAAAGAATTTCCTGATCGGTGGCGCCCCATTTAATTCCGTTTTTTGCCAGAAGGTTAAGGACATCTTTGCTTACAGAACCTTCAGACGGCCACATTCCTACAGGACGTCTGCCGAATTTTTCGCCGATGTATTCAAGCCCTTTTTTTATCTGCGCGTCTGCGTCTTCCGGATGCGAGAATTCAAAATCCAGCGGAAGCCCTTCCATGCAGGTTTTTGCCGTTTTCACATCATAGACCAAAGGAAGAATGGGATGGTAAAAAGGCGTCGTGGAAACTTCTATCCTGTTTTCATTCCACGCCTGCGCGTATTTTGGTATTATCAATTTTAAGATATCTATATGCCTGTCAAGGACGTGATTCTTTTCTTCTTCCGTAAAATTCTCGCCCTTCTGTTTAATCACGTTAAGCTCCGGAAAAATTTCCATAAAAACAGGGTCAATCCAGGTCAGGTTAAACCACGTCTGAACATCGCGCATTTCCTGTTCCGTAAAGTTTTTATGGGTTTTTTTAAGCTCATCAGGGTGGGAATTTTCACCCCTTTTTTTTAGCAGGTACTTATACCGCGGATAAGGAAATATCATTGTATCCCAGTTGGCCATAAAAAAATTAAACAGTATGAATATCCTTTCGTCGTCGTTTAATTCAGAAGGTTTTTTTCTGGTCATGTCCATAAATATATCGGTTGTCCCGCCTATGTATTCCTCTATCTGCAGTATCAG is a genomic window of Candidatus Goldiibacteriota bacterium HGW-Goldbacteria-1 containing:
- a CDS encoding phosphoribosylamine--glycine ligase, producing MKVLVIGSGGREHAICTSISKSKKVTKIFCAPGNAGTARVAQNVDILSDDLNGLMNFAIDNAVDLTVVGPEAPLVAGIVDLFTENELKIFGPCEDAAQMEGSKIFTKNLLKKNNIPTAEFGEFDSVEPALKYIDNNKKYPLVIKADGLAAGKGVLICKNEQEAIAAVNDIMVKKEFGEAGSRLVVEEFLEGEEASILAFTDGQTIIPLPPSQDHKRIFDNDEGPNTGGMGAYAPTPLIKPDMLEKIEREILAATVNGLKREGITYKGILYAGLMITKDGPKVLEYNVRFGDPETQVVLPLVKSDIVDVFLACVEGKLNEIELEIHNEAAICVVMAAKGYPGIYEKGKEIKGLDSFDGRNDMAIYHAGTKQDGNKTVTSGGRVLAVTAMDTSINGAIKKVYDEIGKVNFEGAQFRRDIGKRAGKY
- the purE gene encoding 5-(carboxyamino)imidazole ribonucleotide mutase; translated protein: MKVAIVMGSDSDLTTMNETVDTLEQFGIESFVSITSAHRTPAKVKAFLAEADKKGCEVIIAAAGLAAHLGGVMAAETIKPVITVPMAGGSLNGLDALYSMVQMPQGVPVGCMAIGKAGAVNAGVFAAQILAVKYPELKKKLADYKKKLAKSVEEKDEKLQKSGIKGYLKGKK
- a CDS encoding glycoside hydrolase, which produces MKQPLFLTFLWHMHQPYYKNVETDKFILPWVRMHGVKDYYDMVSILDKYPKIRQNFNLVPSLILQIEEYIGGTTDIFMDMTRKKPSELNDDERIFILFNFFMANWDTMIFPYPRYKYLLKKRGENSHPDELKKTHKNFTEQEMRDVQTWFNLTWIDPVFMEIFPELNVIKQKGENFTEEEKNHVLDRHIDILKLIIPKYAQAWNENRIEVSTTPFYHPILPLVYDVKTAKTCMEGLPLDFEFSHPEDADAQIKKGLEYIGEKFGRRPVGMWPSEGSVSKDVLNLLAKNGIKWGATDQEILYKSRWISGEDFKQETIYKPHYFNTDSGRVDMVFRSLKLSDLIGFSYALWNPQEAADHFINELKKIKESLPEEPNCINIILDGENCWEYYNNDGKDFLNALYTKLSETEDIITSTIGDMIAGWKDAPEIKKLWPGSWINHDFHIWIGHEDDRKSWKLLKRSREALVNWEKEHPGESDKLKRAWEALYIAEGSDWNWWYGDDHSSKNDSEFDNLYRLHLMNIYNITGMVIPDELFVPISKVDAAFHVTPTRFIYPEINGRVSHFFEWKGAGYFDLSKEGGAMHKIEKFIKRLSYGFNNDELYLRMDADEGIKKDSGLEIDVKFTEGENSSRIKFNTRGRVFESINVESEGVRCAADGIFEAAVPYKNFRGIKYPGEIKFTAVIYKDGAELERIPEKGSAIIHVPDRQFEMYNWKV